In the Gossypium arboreum isolate Shixiya-1 chromosome 10, ASM2569848v2, whole genome shotgun sequence genome, one interval contains:
- the LOC128282026 gene encoding uncharacterized protein LOC128282026, producing the protein MNGIDVVAARIPNLETSKTIGTPTVETKSQTPTAGDDALAQAMVWAFERVAETHSGSGSVVSLLQDRAYQWWLTVEQSAQPRQVNWDYFKNAFEGKYVRASYVEARRCEFMSLVQGDKSVAEYEVEFLRLSRYARALVASDYDMCIQFEEGLRYDLRVLIAPQRERVFAALVDKTKIVEDVKLLDAGRGGSGSKRSQKASARGADQTEARHPILVYAARRHNESDDVDVIAGTFLIHSAPYYALIDIGSTHSYIASVVSVSFGLFAEDTARAISVISPFGQSIRVDRIYRRILLEFQGIVFPVDLMELPFYEFDLILGMDWLDCATKRVTLRPTETNEVIMIGERRDYLSNVVSALVAKKLIQKGCEVKEFPDVFSDELLGVPPDREMEFGIDLLPGTALVPIAPYRMAPKELTQLKAQIQELPNRGFIRPNVSPWGASVFFEERPSFLRLTNAPDIIYLRLKKRMCTKLLSELDMAFILGYAFWANKCNGGFYGSNESGVPTTLREKKLYAEFSKYKFWLREVTFLGHVAMAEGIRVNPKKIEAVVEWK; encoded by the exons atgaatggGATCGATGTCGTGGCGGCTCG TATACCCAATTTAGAGACTAGCAAGACAATTGGTACTCCCACTGTTGAGACGAAGTCCCAGACTCCGacagctggggacgacgcactggCCCAAGCTATGGTTTGGGCATTTGAGAGGGTTGCTGAAACCCATTCAGGATCAGGAA GTGTTGTCTCTTTGTTGCAAGATAGggcctaccagtggtggttaACTGTTGAGCAAAGTGCTCAGCCGAGGCAGGTGAATTGGGACTACTTTAAAAATGCCTTCGAGGGTAAGTATGTGAGGGCAAGTTATGTTGAGGCTCGTCGATGCGAGTTCATGAGTCTAGTTCAGGGTGATAAGTCGGTCGCTGAGTATGAGGTTGAGTTTTTACGATTGAGTAGGTATGCTCGAGCCTTAGTAGCATCTGATTATGATATGTGTATACAGTTTGAAGAAGGTTTGAGGTACGACCTACGTGTTCTAatagctcctcagagggagcGAGTATTTGCTGCTTTAGTTGACAAGACAAAGATTGTGGAAGACGTAAAGCTCCTCGA TGCTGGTAGAGGTGGTAGTGGATCTAAAAGAAGTCAGAAGGCATCGGCTAGAGGTGCTGATCAGACTGAGGCTCGTCATCCGATACTAGTTTATGCGGCTAGACGCCATAATGAGAGCGATGATGTTGATGTCATTGCAGGTACTTTCCTTATTCATTCTGCTCCGTATTATGCTCTTATTGATATCGGTTCTACACACTCGTACATAGCTAGTGTTGTTTCTGTATCTTTTGGTTTATTTGCTGAAGATACGGCTAGAGCTATTTCTGTGATTAGCCCGTTCGGTCAATCGATTCGAGTCGATAGGATATATCGACGGATACTGTTGGAATTTCAGGGCATAGTATTTCCAGTCGATTTAATGGAATTACCATTCTATGAATTTGATTTGatactgggaatggattggctagaTTGTGCAACTAAAAGGGTTACTTTAAGACCAACCGAAACCAATGAGGTGATCATGATAGGTGAACGACGAGATTACCTTTCTAATGTAGTCTCTGCTCTTGTAGCTAAGAAGCTAATACAAAAAGGGTGTGAG GTTAAGGAGTTCCCAGATGTATTTTCCGATGAATTACTTGGAGTACCTCCAGATAGAGAAATGGAATTTGGAATTGACCTGCTACCTGGTACGGCTCTTGTGCCTATTGCGCCCTATCGCATGGCACCAAAAGAGTTGACCCAAttgaaagcccaaattcaggaACTTCCAAATAGAGGATTTATTCGACCAAATGTGTCTCCATGGGGGGCATCAGTGTT TTTCGAGGAGCGTCCGTCTTTTCTAAGATTGACTAACGCTCCGGATATCATCTACTTAAGGTTAAAGAAACGAATGTGtacaaaactgctttcagaacttgATATGGCCTTTAttcttggttatgccttttgggcgAACAAATGCAACGGTggcttttatggatctaatgaatcgggtgttccaact ACACTTCGAGAAAAAAAGTTATACGCTGAGTTCAGTAAATACAAATTTTGGTTACGGGAAGTCacctttttgggtcatgtggcaATGGCTGAGGGGATCCGAGTTAACCCCAAGAAAATCGAAGCAGTTGTTGAGTGGAAATAG